Proteins encoded in a region of the Marinobacter arenosus genome:
- the rpmF gene encoding 50S ribosomal protein L32 → MAVQQNRKTRSKRGMRRSHDALSAAALSTDATTGEVHRRHHVSPDGFYRGKQVIEARDE, encoded by the coding sequence ATGGCTGTACAGCAAAACCGTAAGACCCGTTCCAAGCGTGGCATGCGTCGTTCCCACGACGCCCTGAGCGCTGCCGCTCTGTCCACCGACGCGACCACCGGCGAAGTTCATCGTCGCCACCACGTCTCCCCGGATGGTTTCTACCGCGGCAAGCAGGTAATCGAAGCTCGCGACGAGTAA
- a CDS encoding YceD family protein: MSKAPHAELPKSVDPYRLAEHNSTLEGEIPLSGLSRFREAVLGVDEGAVCSVRLSFYMDAERRRIVSGELEAPVSLECQRCMNAMQTTLESRFTLGLVTSDEQAQQLPKDLEPFLTDEFSADLWSMVEDELLLVLPAFPLHDRNECPAREDLEAYEPDGSPAQPEGPRKENPFSVLADLKKTKH, translated from the coding sequence ATGTCAAAAGCTCCGCACGCCGAGTTGCCCAAGTCTGTCGATCCGTACCGATTGGCGGAACACAACAGCACGCTGGAGGGAGAGATCCCCCTCAGTGGGTTGTCTCGTTTCCGGGAAGCGGTTCTGGGTGTTGATGAAGGTGCCGTGTGCAGTGTCAGGCTATCCTTTTACATGGATGCCGAGCGCCGGCGGATTGTCTCGGGTGAGCTCGAAGCTCCGGTTAGTCTGGAGTGCCAGCGTTGCATGAACGCCATGCAGACAACGCTGGAATCCCGGTTCACGCTGGGGCTGGTGACCAGCGATGAGCAGGCTCAGCAGTTGCCGAAAGATCTGGAGCCGTTTCTGACCGATGAGTTCAGCGCGGATCTCTGGTCGATGGTGGAGGACGAGCTGTTGCTGGTACTGCCGGCATTCCCGCTGCACGACCGGAACGAGTGTCCGGCCCGGGAAGATCTTGAGGCTTATGAGCCTGATGGGTCGCCCGCGCAGCCGGAGGGGCCGCGAAAAGAGAATCCCTTCAGCGTGCTGGCGGATCTCAAGAAAACGAAACATTAA